Proteins from one Bombus affinis isolate iyBomAffi1 chromosome 1, iyBomAffi1.2, whole genome shotgun sequence genomic window:
- the LOC126921640 gene encoding protein yellow-like gives MRQLYTWILLLLTIVNLQALEKLKIIYSWKSLDFVFPSEHARLAAIKSGNFIPGSPLPIDVDVYNGELKSTVFIAIPRFQDGVPLTLGYVTDEVSLDGNTLIAPYPNWSYNDAGNCASIISVYRMQIDECDRLWVLDTGKLKSKQVCPPKLHVFSLRDNKLITLYRFPEHQYKDEDSLFVTVAVDVRDTTNNCKDTFAYIADVTGFALIVYDFRNSRSWRINNNLFYPYPPYGTFNIKGDTFDLMDGILGLALGPIQNGDRILYFHSLASRVESWVPTSVIRNYTLFHENPEAAARSFVPFEHERSSQSVAQAMNHDGVLFYGLLSDLAIGCWNSKHYPQFEGKNNEIIVRNPETLQFPSGLKVITSKKGKQELWVISVSFQKYMSGTLHSNETNFRIQAGFVDELVRGTKCDVSSLEGRFHRQ, from the exons ATGAGGCAGCTTTACACGTGGATCCTGCTGCTTTTGACGATCGTTAACTTGCAGGCTCTTGAAAAATTGAAGATCATCTACTCGTGGAAATCATTAGATTTTGTATTTCCAAGCGAGCATGCTAGATTGGCGGCTATTAAAAGTGGAAATTTTATACCTGGTTCGCCATTACCCATAGACGTCGATGTTTACAACGGAG AGCTCAAATCGACGGTGTTCATCGCCATTCCAAGGTTTCAGGATGGCGTACCTTTAACTTTGGGTTATGTCACCGATGAGGTATCGCTCGATGGAAATACCCTAATCGCGCCATATCCAAATTGGAGTTACAACGACGCAGGAAACTGTGCTTCGATAATCAGCGTTTACAGAATGCAG ATAGATGAATGCGATCGACTGTGGGTTCTCGACACTGGAAAGCTAAAGAGCAAACAAGTATGTCCGCCGAAGCTGCACGTGTTTTCTCTGCGTGACAATAAACTGATCACGCTGTACAGATTTCCCGAGCACCAGTATAAAGATGAAGATTCTCTATTCGTCACAGTGGCCGTTGACGTCCGAGACACAACGAACAACTGCAAGGACACGTTCGCCTATATCGCCGATGTGACAGGATTCGCGTTAATCGTCTACGATTTTCGTAATTCAAGATCCTGGAGGATCAACAACAACCTGTTTTACCCTTATCCGCCGTATGGCACATTCAACATCAAAGGTGACACGTTTGACCTGATGGACGGGATCCTTGGCCTCGCATTGGGGCCGATTCAGAACGGCGATAGAATTCTTTACTTCCATTCGTTGGCCAGCAGAGTAGAATCCTGGGTACCTACCTCTGTAATCAG GAATTACACACTTTTCCATGAGAACCCCGAAGCCGCTGCAAGGTCGTTCGTGCCGTTTGAACATGAGAGGTCTTCGCAGTCAGTAGCTCAGGCTATGAATCATGACGGAGTTCTTTTCTATGGACTGTTGTCTGATCTGGCGATTGGATGCTGGAACAGCAAGCATTATCCTCAGTTTGAAGGAAAGAATAACGAGATAATCGTCAGAAACCCGGAGACGTTGCAGTTTCCTTCTGGTTTGAAG GTCATAACATCGAAGAAAGGTAAACAAGAACTATGGGTCATATCGGTGTCTTTCCAGAAATACATGAGCGGTACTTTGCACTCGAACGAAACCAACTTCAGGATCCAAGCTGGTTTCGTGGATGAATTAGTTCGTGGTACCAAATGCGATGTCTCCTCCCTAGAAGGACGTTTTCATCGGCAATGA
- the LOC126922052 gene encoding protein yellow-like has translation MQLLILLAGLVCASTTAEVLETIAQWPLLDFALPYDQEFLNQYRPENVVPTGIEIAWDKIFISVPRLRVGVPATLNYIPRNLPLESSPQLQAYPSWDWHSAGKGDLNCSKLISVYRTKLDRCNRLWTIDSGVITSIDDFRPVCPPKIMVFDIKTNQLVRQFTFPREVLRPNTLMTNLIIDDTAATTCDDVFLYISDTAGPGLLVFDGATDRSWRVVHATMYPHPEFSTYRIGSDTFELLDGVVGLAFSARLGTVYYQPLATDRLFSVPTTALQAGPPAFGEQLPVTLVGKKSSQGLALAVDPRDDTILFSPLTETAIAAWQPQTNQQRILAYSPEKLQFVAEIRWAERDNGNFWLMTSRFQKFFRREVNARDINIRIMRLMPIQRPLKHPILDSFTRTYLLSDFPSHFYNNTIGF, from the exons ATGCAGCTATTGATCCTCTTAGCAGGACTCGTCTGCGCCTCAACGACCGCAGAAGTCCTCGAAACAATAGCTCAATGGCCGTTGCTAGACTTTGCACTTCCGTACGACCAAGAGTTTCTCAATCAGTATCGTCCAGAGAATGTAGTACCTACCGGAATAGAGATTGCGTGGGATAAAATCTTTATAAGCGTCCCAAGATTACGAGTAGGCGTCCCGGCGACCTTGAATTACATCCCGAGGAATCTTCCGCTAGAAAGTAGCCCACAACTTCAAGCTTACCCCTCTTGGGACTGGCACAGCGCTGGAAAAGGCGATCTGAACTGCTCCAAGCTGATCTCTGTGTACAGGACCAAACTAGATAGATGTAATCGACTATGGACCATAGATAGCGGCGTAATAACGTCAATTGATGACTTCAGACCGGTTTGTCCTCCGAAAATAATGGTGTTCGATATAAAAACCAATCAGCTGGTGCGACAGTTCACGTTTCCACGAGAG GTTTTAAGACCAAACACGTTGATGACGAACCTAATTATCGATGATACCGCGGCAACTACTTGCGACGACGTGTTCCTTTATATATCTGACACTGCAGGACCTG GTCTATTGGTATTCGATGGTGCCACGGACAGGAGCTGGCGTGTGGTGCACGCAACCATGTATCCACATCCAGAATTCTCGACTTACAGG ATTGGCAGCGATACGTTCGAATTGCTGGACGGTGTCGTTGGACTCGCATTTTCTGCCAGACTTGGAACGGTTTACTATCAACCTCTAGCGACCGATCGTCTATTCAGCGTGCCAACCACTGCACTTCAGGCGGGTCCACCAGCATTTGGTGAACAGCTACCGGTGACCTTGGTGGGTAAAAAGTCTAGTCAAGGTCTTGCTCTGGCCGTTGATCCACGAGACGACACGATCCTTTTCTCGCCGCTTACCGAAACAGCCATTGCCGCCTGGCAACCACAAACTAACCAACAGAG GATCTTAGCTTACAGTCCGGAGAAGCTGCAGTTCGTCGCTGAAATTCGATGGGCGGAGCGCGATAATGGCAACTTTTGGTTAATGACCAGCAGGTTCCAGAAGTTCTTCAGGCGAGAGGTGAATGCACGTGACATCAACATTCGAATAATGAGGCTGATGCCCATACAGCGTCCGCTGAAACATCCGATCCTCGATTCTTTTACTCGGACTTACTTACTTTCCGACTTTCCCTCGCATTTCTACAACAACACAATAGGATTCTAA
- the LOC126918627 gene encoding protein yellow-like isoform X3, giving the protein MANVMPWLLSMCLLGLQEIAVHQPASNALSRDLGTISQRSVPSGFRSSLRNYKTLISSHDELPGHINCDSPKLEENSLERLPTTPEYNNHLYGSTPDSREYFSKSFEKRLRSRLPERNLLRTDPHSVNQLESHGFNYDSGRGQIEDDYVGPAMELVYAWSTIDYTYDSVEARDSAIYDGDFIAENNLPLGLEIWRDKVFITLPKWKDGIPVTLATVPKPSKTKSPKLRPYPDWGWHRPGNCDGLTSVFRVQVDECDRLWVLDSGKVDIAKGGKSACPPAIFIFDLTTDTLLRKYIIPSDQVKEDSLYSNIAVDIRNENCDLAVAYASDVFRYGLLVYDFFKDSSFRIQHHFFYPDPLAAKYELHGIKFQWTDGIFGIALSPVDIHDDRTLFFHPMSSFREFAVSTSILADKKTAEENTELFMPIGRPRAKDYGHSSGSVIDRNGVMFFNMVTRDSVWCWDTRKEYIPQNLGVIGTSNLSLVFPNDIKVDHEYDQNIWLISNKLAMYLYGSIDSSKINYRVFKANVKQAVKDTVCDPNYVVPGSEHGYDEIC; this is encoded by the exons ATGGCAAACGTGATGCCGTGGCTGCTGTCGATGTGCCTGCTCGGTCTCCAGGAGATCGCGGTCCACCAGCCTGCAAGCAACGCGCTTTCACGCGATCTTGGAACCATCAGCCAAAGAAGCGTGCCTTCGGGCTTTCGCTCG TCTTTAAGGAACTACAAAACCCTGATATCGAGCCACGATGAGCTTCCTGGCCACATAAACTGTGACTCACCAAAACTCGAAGAGAATTCGCTGGAGAGATTGCCCACGACTCCAGAATACAACAATCATCTTTATGGCTCGACGCCGGACTCGAGGGAATATTTCTCGAAATCTTTCGAGAAAAGGCTTCGCTCCAGACTACCAGAAAGAAATTTACTTAGGACGGATCCACATTCGGTGAATCAACTGGAATCTCATGGATTTAATTACGATTCTGGACGAGGGCAAATCGAAGACGATTATGTTGGACCTGCTATGGAATTG GTTTACGCGTGGTCCACGATTGACTATACTTACGACAGCGTCGAGGCTCGAGATTCGGCTATTTACGACGGAGATTTCATCGCGGAGAACAACCTACCGCTAGGACTGGAAATTTGGAGAGACAAGGTTTTCATTACTCTTCCAAAGTGGAAAGACGGTATTCCGGTTACGTTGGCTACCGTGCCCAAACCTTCCAAGACGAAAAGTCCCAAATTGAGACCTTATCCAGACTGGGGATGGCATCGACCAG GTAACTGCGATGGACTGACTTCCGTCTTTAGAGTGCAAGTGGACGAATGCGACCGTTTGTGGGTCCTAGACTCGGGCAAAGTAGACATCGCGAAAGGAGGCAAATCAGCCTGTCCTCCGGCCATCTTCATCTTCGACCTAACGACAGATACCCTTCTCAGAAAATACATTATACCGAGTGACCAAGTAAAGGAAGATTCGTTGTACTCGAACATCGCGGTGGACATCAGAAACGAGAATTGTGATTTGGCGGTAGCTTACGCTTCGGACGTGTTCCGTTATGGATTATTGGTCTACGACTTCTTCAAGGATTCCTCTTTCAGAATTCAGCATCACTTCTTCTATCCTGATCCTTTGGCCGCCAAATACGAACTCCATGGTATAAAATTCCAATGGACGGATGGAATTTTCGGGATAGCGTTGAGTCCAGTGGATATCCACGACGATAGAACCTTGTTCTTCCATCCTATGTCCAGTTTTCGGGAATTCGCTGTTTCGACGTCTATTCTCGCTGACAAAAAGACAGCCGAAGAGAATACGGAACTTTTTATGCCGATTGGTAGACCTAGAGCCAAAGACTACGGTCATTCTTCCGGTTCTGTGATCGATAGAAACGGAGTGATGTTTTTCAATATGGTGACCAGAGACTCTGTTTGGTGTTGGGATACCAGGAAGGAATATATTCCACAAAATCTTGGAGTTATAGGGACTAGTAATTTGTCCTTGGTCTTCCCCAATGACATCAAGGTTGATCATGAATACGATCAGAATATTTGGCTCATTTCTAATAAGTTAGCCATGTACCTTTATGGAAGTATCGATAGTAGCAAGATTAACTATAGGGTGTTCAAGGCTAATGTTAAGCAGGCTGTCAAGGACACTGTCTGCGATCCTAATTACGTCGTGCCTGGCTCTGAGCACGGTTACGATGAGATTTGTTGA
- the LOC126918627 gene encoding protein yellow-like isoform X2, with the protein MKLIALQEGMANVMPWLLSMCLLGLQEIAVHQPASNALSRDLGTISQRSVPSGFRSSLRNYKTLISSHDELPGHINCDSPKLEENSLERLPTTPEYNNHLYGSTPDSREYFSKSFEKRLRSRLPERNLLRTDPHSVNQLESHGFNYDSGRGQIEDDYVGPAMELVYAWSTIDYTYDSVEARDSAIYDGDFIAENNLPLGLEIWRDKVFITLPKWKDGIPVTLATVPKPSKTKSPKLRPYPDWGWHRPGNCDGLTSVFRVQVDECDRLWVLDSGKVDIAKGGKSACPPAIFIFDLTTDTLLRKYIIPSDQVKEDSLYSNIAVDIRNENCDLAVAYASDVFRYGLLVYDFFKDSSFRIQHHFFYPDPLAAKYELHGIKFQWTDGIFGIALSPVDIHDDRTLFFHPMSSFREFAVSTSILADKKTAEENTELFMPIGRPRAKDYGHSSGSVIDRNGVMFFNMVTRDSVWCWDTRKEYIPQNLGVIGTSNLSLVFPNDIKVDHEYDQNIWLISNKLAMYLYGSIDSSKINYRVFKANVKQAVKDTVCDPNYVVPGSEHGYDEIC; encoded by the exons ATGAAACTTATCGCGTTGCAAGAAG GCATGGCAAACGTGATGCCGTGGCTGCTGTCGATGTGCCTGCTCGGTCTCCAGGAGATCGCGGTCCACCAGCCTGCAAGCAACGCGCTTTCACGCGATCTTGGAACCATCAGCCAAAGAAGCGTGCCTTCGGGCTTTCGCTCG TCTTTAAGGAACTACAAAACCCTGATATCGAGCCACGATGAGCTTCCTGGCCACATAAACTGTGACTCACCAAAACTCGAAGAGAATTCGCTGGAGAGATTGCCCACGACTCCAGAATACAACAATCATCTTTATGGCTCGACGCCGGACTCGAGGGAATATTTCTCGAAATCTTTCGAGAAAAGGCTTCGCTCCAGACTACCAGAAAGAAATTTACTTAGGACGGATCCACATTCGGTGAATCAACTGGAATCTCATGGATTTAATTACGATTCTGGACGAGGGCAAATCGAAGACGATTATGTTGGACCTGCTATGGAATTG GTTTACGCGTGGTCCACGATTGACTATACTTACGACAGCGTCGAGGCTCGAGATTCGGCTATTTACGACGGAGATTTCATCGCGGAGAACAACCTACCGCTAGGACTGGAAATTTGGAGAGACAAGGTTTTCATTACTCTTCCAAAGTGGAAAGACGGTATTCCGGTTACGTTGGCTACCGTGCCCAAACCTTCCAAGACGAAAAGTCCCAAATTGAGACCTTATCCAGACTGGGGATGGCATCGACCAG GTAACTGCGATGGACTGACTTCCGTCTTTAGAGTGCAAGTGGACGAATGCGACCGTTTGTGGGTCCTAGACTCGGGCAAAGTAGACATCGCGAAAGGAGGCAAATCAGCCTGTCCTCCGGCCATCTTCATCTTCGACCTAACGACAGATACCCTTCTCAGAAAATACATTATACCGAGTGACCAAGTAAAGGAAGATTCGTTGTACTCGAACATCGCGGTGGACATCAGAAACGAGAATTGTGATTTGGCGGTAGCTTACGCTTCGGACGTGTTCCGTTATGGATTATTGGTCTACGACTTCTTCAAGGATTCCTCTTTCAGAATTCAGCATCACTTCTTCTATCCTGATCCTTTGGCCGCCAAATACGAACTCCATGGTATAAAATTCCAATGGACGGATGGAATTTTCGGGATAGCGTTGAGTCCAGTGGATATCCACGACGATAGAACCTTGTTCTTCCATCCTATGTCCAGTTTTCGGGAATTCGCTGTTTCGACGTCTATTCTCGCTGACAAAAAGACAGCCGAAGAGAATACGGAACTTTTTATGCCGATTGGTAGACCTAGAGCCAAAGACTACGGTCATTCTTCCGGTTCTGTGATCGATAGAAACGGAGTGATGTTTTTCAATATGGTGACCAGAGACTCTGTTTGGTGTTGGGATACCAGGAAGGAATATATTCCACAAAATCTTGGAGTTATAGGGACTAGTAATTTGTCCTTGGTCTTCCCCAATGACATCAAGGTTGATCATGAATACGATCAGAATATTTGGCTCATTTCTAATAAGTTAGCCATGTACCTTTATGGAAGTATCGATAGTAGCAAGATTAACTATAGGGTGTTCAAGGCTAATGTTAAGCAGGCTGTCAAGGACACTGTCTGCGATCCTAATTACGTCGTGCCTGGCTCTGAGCACGGTTACGATGAGATTTGTTGA
- the LOC126922149 gene encoding major royal jelly protein 2-like, whose protein sequence is MLTLWLLVVFLGIICQGSTFWIKSDNPFARNLENAMRVVYEWRYIDFDFGSEERRQAAISSGEYNYTTVNPIDVDRWHNLIFVTVIRDEGVPSSLNVISDRRGPGGPLLTPYPNWNWTSTKNCSNIISVYRVSIDRCDRLWVLDTGVIGDNHVCPAKLVVFDLTTSELLQQVEIPDNIAINSTSGQGLLVTPAVQTFDRDCDRTYVYIADADGYGLIVYDGSSFRRLTSNAFNFDPRYINYTIEGTSFQLQDGIVGMAISPLTDNLHFSPMSSHNLDYINTYQLTQLQGDQVQYQVAEDILWTQSSAKAVSRSGAVFFGLVSDTSIGCWNEFRSLKRENIRLVARNRRTLQFTSGLKVKDCRGKEELWALTNKYQRIATGTLDYDDVNFRILKGNVEGLIRGTRCQLFDVL, encoded by the exons ATGTTAACGTTATGGTTGTTGGTCGTGTTCCTTGGTATTATCTGTCAAGGCTCTACTTTCTGGATAAAATCTGATAATCCATTTGCGAGGAACTTGGAAAATGCGATGCGTGTGGTTTACGAATGGAGATATATTGACTTTGATTTCGGTAGTGAAGAAAGAAGGCAAGCTGCCATTAGTTCTGGAGAATACAATTATACGACAGTCAATCCCATAGACGTGGATCGATGGCACA ATCTAATATTTGTCACGGTGATAAGGGATGAAGGCGTGCCTTCGTCTTTGAACGTCATATCTGATAGACGCGGACCTGGTGGCCCTCTTCTAACACCGTACCCCAATTGGAACTGGACAAGCACTAAAAATTGTTCTAACATTATAAGCGTTTACAGAGTTTCG ATCGACAGATGCGACAGACTGTGGGTCTTAGACACTGGTGTTATCGGTGATAATCACGTGTGTCCTGCCAAGCTCGTTGTCTTCGATCTAACAACCTCTGAGCTGCTGCAACAAGTTGAAATACCAGACAACATTGCGATAAACTCGACGTCGGGTCAGGGATTATTAGTAACTCCAGCGGTTCAAACTTTTGATCGTGATTGCGACAGAACCTAC GTGTACATAGCGGATGCAGATGGTTATGGTTTAATCGTTTACGACGGCAGTTCATTTCGGCGACTAACTTCGAACGCGTTCAACTTCGATCCCAGATATATAAATTACACGATCGAGGGGACAAGTTTTCAATTACAAGACGGTATCGTGGGGATGGCTATATCCCCCTTGACGGACAATCTTCATTTTAGTCCTATGTCTTCCCATAATTTGGACTATATTAATACGTACCAGTTGACGCAGCTTCAGGGCGATCAAGTGCAGTATCAAGT GGCCGAAGATATTCTATGGACTCAATCGAGCGCTAAAGCGGTATCGAGAAGCGGAGCTGTTTTCTTTGGACTCGTGAGTGACACGTCGATTGGTTGCTGGAACGAATTTCGTTCGCTTAAGAGGGAGAATATC AGACTAGTCGCTAGGAATAGACGGACTCTCCAATTCACCAGCGGTCTCAAAGTGAAGGATTGCCGTGGAAAAGAAGAGCTGTGGGCATTGACTAACAAATATCAAAGAATAGCAACGGGGACCTTAGATTACGACGACGTGAACTTCCGAATTTTGAAAGGAAATGTGGAAGGATTGATAAGGGGCACTCGCTGTCAATTATTCGACGTTCTGTGA
- the LOC126918627 gene encoding protein yellow-like isoform X1 yields the protein MTRKRRSIESEVGTRGWSKNSWTSTNLIKQSNSYAYVSPTHSFAYSWDTPNSKYYHGCFGQKLPKVRDTSGTGMANVMPWLLSMCLLGLQEIAVHQPASNALSRDLGTISQRSVPSGFRSSLRNYKTLISSHDELPGHINCDSPKLEENSLERLPTTPEYNNHLYGSTPDSREYFSKSFEKRLRSRLPERNLLRTDPHSVNQLESHGFNYDSGRGQIEDDYVGPAMELVYAWSTIDYTYDSVEARDSAIYDGDFIAENNLPLGLEIWRDKVFITLPKWKDGIPVTLATVPKPSKTKSPKLRPYPDWGWHRPGNCDGLTSVFRVQVDECDRLWVLDSGKVDIAKGGKSACPPAIFIFDLTTDTLLRKYIIPSDQVKEDSLYSNIAVDIRNENCDLAVAYASDVFRYGLLVYDFFKDSSFRIQHHFFYPDPLAAKYELHGIKFQWTDGIFGIALSPVDIHDDRTLFFHPMSSFREFAVSTSILADKKTAEENTELFMPIGRPRAKDYGHSSGSVIDRNGVMFFNMVTRDSVWCWDTRKEYIPQNLGVIGTSNLSLVFPNDIKVDHEYDQNIWLISNKLAMYLYGSIDSSKINYRVFKANVKQAVKDTVCDPNYVVPGSEHGYDEIC from the exons ATGACGAGAAAAAGGAGAAGTATCGAATCGGAAGTTGGAACGCGCGGTTGGTCGAAGAATTCATGGACGTCGACCAACCTCATCAAACAATCCAACAGCTATGCCTACGTCTCTCCGACTCATTCTTTCGCTTACAGCTGGGACACCCCTAATTCCAAGTACTACCATGGCTGTTTCGGTCAAAAGTTACCTAAAGTGCGTGACACATCTGGCACAG GCATGGCAAACGTGATGCCGTGGCTGCTGTCGATGTGCCTGCTCGGTCTCCAGGAGATCGCGGTCCACCAGCCTGCAAGCAACGCGCTTTCACGCGATCTTGGAACCATCAGCCAAAGAAGCGTGCCTTCGGGCTTTCGCTCG TCTTTAAGGAACTACAAAACCCTGATATCGAGCCACGATGAGCTTCCTGGCCACATAAACTGTGACTCACCAAAACTCGAAGAGAATTCGCTGGAGAGATTGCCCACGACTCCAGAATACAACAATCATCTTTATGGCTCGACGCCGGACTCGAGGGAATATTTCTCGAAATCTTTCGAGAAAAGGCTTCGCTCCAGACTACCAGAAAGAAATTTACTTAGGACGGATCCACATTCGGTGAATCAACTGGAATCTCATGGATTTAATTACGATTCTGGACGAGGGCAAATCGAAGACGATTATGTTGGACCTGCTATGGAATTG GTTTACGCGTGGTCCACGATTGACTATACTTACGACAGCGTCGAGGCTCGAGATTCGGCTATTTACGACGGAGATTTCATCGCGGAGAACAACCTACCGCTAGGACTGGAAATTTGGAGAGACAAGGTTTTCATTACTCTTCCAAAGTGGAAAGACGGTATTCCGGTTACGTTGGCTACCGTGCCCAAACCTTCCAAGACGAAAAGTCCCAAATTGAGACCTTATCCAGACTGGGGATGGCATCGACCAG GTAACTGCGATGGACTGACTTCCGTCTTTAGAGTGCAAGTGGACGAATGCGACCGTTTGTGGGTCCTAGACTCGGGCAAAGTAGACATCGCGAAAGGAGGCAAATCAGCCTGTCCTCCGGCCATCTTCATCTTCGACCTAACGACAGATACCCTTCTCAGAAAATACATTATACCGAGTGACCAAGTAAAGGAAGATTCGTTGTACTCGAACATCGCGGTGGACATCAGAAACGAGAATTGTGATTTGGCGGTAGCTTACGCTTCGGACGTGTTCCGTTATGGATTATTGGTCTACGACTTCTTCAAGGATTCCTCTTTCAGAATTCAGCATCACTTCTTCTATCCTGATCCTTTGGCCGCCAAATACGAACTCCATGGTATAAAATTCCAATGGACGGATGGAATTTTCGGGATAGCGTTGAGTCCAGTGGATATCCACGACGATAGAACCTTGTTCTTCCATCCTATGTCCAGTTTTCGGGAATTCGCTGTTTCGACGTCTATTCTCGCTGACAAAAAGACAGCCGAAGAGAATACGGAACTTTTTATGCCGATTGGTAGACCTAGAGCCAAAGACTACGGTCATTCTTCCGGTTCTGTGATCGATAGAAACGGAGTGATGTTTTTCAATATGGTGACCAGAGACTCTGTTTGGTGTTGGGATACCAGGAAGGAATATATTCCACAAAATCTTGGAGTTATAGGGACTAGTAATTTGTCCTTGGTCTTCCCCAATGACATCAAGGTTGATCATGAATACGATCAGAATATTTGGCTCATTTCTAATAAGTTAGCCATGTACCTTTATGGAAGTATCGATAGTAGCAAGATTAACTATAGGGTGTTCAAGGCTAATGTTAAGCAGGCTGTCAAGGACACTGTCTGCGATCCTAATTACGTCGTGCCTGGCTCTGAGCACGGTTACGATGAGATTTGTTGA